Within Conger conger chromosome 3, fConCon1.1, whole genome shotgun sequence, the genomic segment CCGTCTGGGGCTACAGTAACAGGCCCCTGTAGACAGGACATCATGAGACTGCTTCTTCAAACCACATCCACAGATGCTGAACAGATTGTCAGCCCCCATTAGGTTTAGATGCTTTAGTGAGAGATTACAAGGCGTCAGAAGCTATAAGGTGGAAAATAAACCAGGGACTGGAAATCAGACATTGCATCATGCAGGGGAACAGAGAAGGACAAAGCATTTGTTTTGCTTCGTGAAAGTACAATTTTGAAGATtaataaaaccaaaacacacagttCACACTGTTACTGCGTATTAATTTCTTCATGCTGCACATCCCAGTTTACCAGTAATGACAGTCTTCTCCTGGTGTGACACAACCCGTGAAGTCCTCTCCTCAGAGATGGTGTAACCAAGGCTCTTGAAAACATTCTGGCTGTCTGTCCAGGTCTTGTGGAAGTTCTTTAGCAGTTCCTCTGGTGAATCCTCTGCAGACACATCCAATGCAGGGACTTTCCCTTTCACGACGTCTGCGTATGTGGGAGGGGCATGTCGGGTGACCACACTTTCTGCATGCTTGGAGACTGTCGTGGCGCTCCTCGACCCACTTAATTTGTTTCCAAGTTCATCAACGCTGGAGAACTGCTCACTGACAGCCATTGTCTCGCAAAGCTCTGAGGGTTCAGTTGattcctctttcttttcttcttcctgGTGGACAGGCAGGGGAGAGCTCAGCCCGGAGCCCTCTTCTAGCCCTGAGGACTCGGCCTGCTTTGAACCATCTGTCATGACTTCTGGCTCCACTGCCTcctgtttatgtttttgctcTTTGGCTTGGGAACTTTTGTCAGTTGTCTCAAACACAGTTCTAATAGCCTTAATGCTATAGGTGGGTATTTCCTCCATCATAGTGACTTTTTTGTCTTCCTGAGTGTCAGTTTCTTCCACGTCAGTCCCCAGCCTTTCTGCAATGAGAATCGGTTCTTTTCTGACATAGACCTTTTGTTCAGGTGACTCAAATTTGTTAACAAGTTGCGACAGGTCCACCCTGGGGAGATCTTCCTTTTCCGTATCTACCTTTTCCGTCTCCTCTGCCTCGGGACCCAGACGCTCAGGGATAGCGATGGGCTCCTTGCGCACATAGGTCCTGTTCACCTCAGCCTTTTGCGCTTCCTCAAAAAAGTCCTTTTTGTCCTTCACTGATGCGCTCGCCGATGCATCTGAACTTTCCGACGTTTCCATGGTGCTGGTTTCAATTTTGATCTGTCGATGGAAGGAAGCGGGCGATTCCACGATTTCAGCCTTTTTTTCCACGAAGGCAGCAGGCTGCTGTGGGGGAGTCGGGGATGCTCTTTGAGATAGCATAGCAGTGGTGTCCTTCAGTTTAGCCAGGCAAGTTGGAGAGGGCGTGGCCCTGTTGATTTGAGAGGagggtgtttctgatctgcGGGGAGGAGGGGTTGGAGGCATCGGCGGAGGCGAAGGTGCCATTCTCAGGGGCGAATCAGTTCTCCGTGTCGATTCGATGGTGATGAAGGATGGCGATGGTGAACGCAGCCTTACCATGGGAGAGGGTGTCCTGGACCCAATAGGTTTTCCTTCCATCAGCTCCTGCTTTTTGCTCTCGTGTGAGCTATTTTCTTCAGTAACCACTTTCTTTTGAGTGTCAAGTTTAACAGATCCGATGCTTattttgcatgtctttggaattGCCCCTGCAGCATCTGTCCTTTCAGAGATGTGCTTTTCCGCTGTGGTGCTGTTTTCATTTAGGATTAAAAGCTTTGATTGTGCAAGATTTTTCACATATTCTGTGATCTCTGTCAGCTTCTGCACATTACACTCAGACACAGCTCCGTCAAAATCTTTCTTTTCCTGTGGGTTGATTAACCACTCAGGGATTTCACTTAACATGGTCTTTACCTTATTAGTGTCCATTTCTCCTGACATACCCTGGAGCTCATCAATGTGAGACAGCAGCTTCTGTATGACTTCACATTTTTTAAGGGAATCCTCAGTTACAAGCTGAACAGCTTCTTTCTGTTCCGCCTTACCTATCGATTTGACCACAAATCGCCTGTATTCGCCCTTTGGTTTTCctggtatttgttttttgcttgATTCCTCTTTTTGCTTTTGAGAAGACCTGACCTGCATCTGAACCTGAACGGAGCCCTGCTGCTGGAAACTCTGGTGAACGTTACTTTCAGTAATAATCACTTCCTCATGAACCTGGATGTGCTCCTCTTGGTGGGTCTTTTGTGTCTGGTGAACTCTTATTTCCTCCTGCTCTTGCACTGACTTTACAGAACTTGGTGGCTTTGTCTCCTTAGAGGCAACTTTAACAGGTGTTGGTAGTCTagtctctttctccttctttgATTTGTGCTTTGGCTTTTTCATTGGGACCTCTGGTTTACTGTCCTTTGGCAAGGCAGAATCATCTACCAGTTGTTGTTCATCTTGTTTTTCAAGCTTGGATTcgatttctgtgtgtgtctcagcacTGCTGGCTTCCTTTGTAATGCTTTCTTGAACTACCTTCACATCACAGGTCTCTGAAACAGCGGaatctgtctttttttcttgtttttcaatTTTCTCAGCTCTTGGTAATTTGACTGTTTTAACTTTAAATTTGGGAATAACTTTTGGCTTCTTGTCCTTTATAGGTGCAGCAGTCTCAGACAACTTATTTTCTTCTActttaatttcagtttcaatgtttttatgaatggtGCCAGACACTTCAGTGCTTTCCTGAACCACTTTCATTTCCTGTAGCTCTGAAACAATTTGTTCTTTTTGGCTTAATTCTGAAGTGTCCGTTTGGTCTTCCAGCGTGGTGTCTTTCTTTTGTTCTTgattctcaattttctcaagtGTTGGCACTTTTACAGTTTTAACTCTGAATTTAGGAGTTACTTTAAATTTTTTTGCAGGCTGTGGTGCCTTGCCTGGTCCCTCAATGACAGAGCTTCCTGCTTTCTTGATTCCTTCTATTTTGGTGCTAGCAGAAGTCTGACTTTGCAAATTTGTAATGTCTTGCATAATTTCTTGTTTAGTTTCTAGTGGCTCAGCAGGTGTGGATTCAGAGACTTGATCTTTGATGTTAGAGGAAGAGTCAGACTGAGCAGAGGAAACAGAAACAACCTCTTGTGTTTTGGTAGAAACAGTCTGACGCATGGTGGAAGAAACAGACGAGGACTGCTGCTTTGAGACTACGCTCTGATTGATGGTGACATGCTGTTTAGCTGAGCGAATGTCAGCAGATTGAGAAACGCATTTCTGACTAACAGTCAGACCTGTGGACACAGATGGGAGAAGAGATTCTGTGTCTAATTTAGTCTCAGTCACAGCTTTCTCCTGAATTACATTTGAGGCAATGATCTTTTCAGATTGCTCCTGGGTTACGTCCTCTTTCACATCCTCCTTAATTACAGCATTGGCTGTGAACTGCAGGTCTCCATTAGCAGGTGGAGAGGTTGGGGTCGTATCCTCTGCTccattctcctcctctctttgcTTTCGGTACCTTTCCTCTGCCATCATTAGTGGTGTTTTGAATTTTCTTGCATACGGTTTGGGTTTAGCAGGTGGGGACTGAACAGTTGGTAGAGGCAGTTTCTTTGGAGGGCTGAAAACCTTTCTCGGTGGGCGAGGTGATTCTAAGTGAGCAGGCTTTGTCAGCGGAGTTCCAGATGAAGCTTCTGACGAGGACAGTGATTTTAATTCAGTTTGCATCTCTGTTTTCACGGTTTCCTCTTGTTTGCTTATCTCAGTCACAGTTTTGCTTACTGTATTTACATCCGTGGCTGTCATTActtgctgtatttgtatttgtgaagTTATCACTGAAGGTTGCGGGGGCGGTGGAGGTGgcattttcttcttctgtgccATTGTTTTTTCCTGCTTGAACTGCCTGGATGTTTCAAGCTTTGGGACTTTATATAAAGCAGGAGCCTTTACTGATTTGACTGTCATTTTTTTAGCCTCAGCAGTTACTGGAGGAGGTGTATGGGAAGGCATAGAGTCCAGCTCTTGctgtgagggtgggggaggCAGAATATCTTGCCCTGGCattgggggtggaggtggaggtggagggagagggaaatgaTCTGGCTCAGGTGAAAGGGATTCaacaggaggtggaggaggtggggggaggtcACTGTCTTGCCTCATTTCAGGTGGAGGAGGGGTTGGAAATGTCTGACGGTCAGGTTCAACTTCAGGTGGAggcgggggagggagagataatTCAGACTCAGATCGTGAGGGCGGGGAGgtaggagggggtggggaggtaGGAGGTGGGGGGAAGTGTATCTCTGGTTTCATCTTCTTCTTACCAGTCTTAATGAGACCCTTTCGGCTTACGTCAAGATTACGGAACTCGGTCTTCAGGGTTTTAACGTCATGCTTTCTGGTGATTGTTTTTTGCTCAATCACGGTTGTGTGCACCTGACTGACTGCTTGTGTCTCCTGCGTATGCTCTGTGTTGATGCTAGTTTGAGATAGGTTGCTAATCTCTGCTGAGTTTGCTGTGTTTTCAGTGACCAGATTGCTcacatttttcttatttatggCCACAGGTTCAGGGGAGACCACCTTCTGTTTCGCTGGTCTTTCTTTAACATTTGTCGGTGGAGGAGAAAGGGACATATTGATTGCTGTGGTTTGTGTTGTGAGAGAATGCTCCTCCTGGGCTAAAGACTTGCTTTTCACCGATTTAGTGGCTGTGTGCTTTTGTTGGGTGTTCTGTGATTCAGTGCTCTCAGACAGATTTTTAACAGCAGGAGCTGGCGTCACAGCCTCATTCTCAGCTTTTGTCTCAACTGAGCATTCATGGATCTCCTGCTGAGAAATTAATGAGGCTTTCACAGTAGCTTTAGCTTTCCTGAAATCATTAATAGTGGTTTTAGCTCTTTTCTGCTCTTTCCCCCGGAGCAGGCATTTTATAGTGCCTTGAACGTCACCTTTTATCACCTCTTCCTTCTCTACTTGGGTTTGCTCCTGTCCATTATACAGAGATTGTATAGACATTTGAACATCTCCCTCTGTACTAGGCCTACGCTGTGTAGATGGAGGTGGTGGTTCCAGCAGCAGTTGTATAGTGCCTCTCACATCGCCCTGCTCACTCACTTGCTGCTGGTAGACTTTCTTTTCATTGGATGCCTCTCTTAAACTCTGCATTGCTGTCTGAATATCACCTTTAACAATTTCCTCTTTTTCAATCTCTCTTGAAAGTTGCTTGGCCACCTCCAGTGATTTCAAGGTGCCTTTGATGTCACCAGGCACTAAATCTTCAATGACAATTTCGACTTTTGCAGTCGCCGATTTCCCTAGGGATTCCAGTGCTCCTTTGATGTCACCTGGAACAATCTCTGGCTTCTCAATTTCCTTGGACAGGTTTTTGGCCTCTTCCAGATACCTCAGTGTGGTGGATATATCACCTTTAATCACTTCCTCTTTCTCAACCACAACTGCCTGGCTGGCGGCTAGTGATAGTGAATCCAGGGTAGCTCTTAAGTCTCCCCTCACAATGTCCTCCTTCTCAATATTACTCATGGAGAGCACAGGTTCAGTCATGAACACCTTGACTGTGTTGTGCACATCTCCAGGGACAATGTCATCCTCCGCAACACTGCGTTCAATTTGCAGCTTGTTGTTCTTCAGGATGAGCTTTGTTGCTTTAACATTGCCACCAACAATCTtctccttttcttctttttctgggAGAATATCCTCTGCCTCAACCTGTAGGCTTTTCAGGTACTCCAGAGCCCCAGACTCAATGCAGGTGGAATAAAAGTTCACATTTCCCTTCTCTGTATCACTAACTTGAATCTTCATCAGCTGTGTATCTGGGCCAGTCAACAGTGTGTTGAGGGTACTCTTAACATTTCCTTTGACAATATCTTCTTTTTCAAAGATATTTTCATCTCTTTGATTGAGGAGAGAATATATAGTCATTCGTACATCTCCCTTCTCGTCTTCCTGAATAAGAATGCCATGTTTGGCAGATCCTTCTCCCTTCAGCAGGTTGTTTATAGCTTCCTGAATGTCACCCCTGATGATTTCCTCCTTTTCAATGCTTCCCACCTCCTGATTGTACAGCTGCTTTACCGTGGTGTTGATATTGCCCCTCTCTTCCTCATTGATAATAACGGCCTTCTCTATAGTGTCCTGTGTGTTTAGCAGGTTCATCATTATGTTTTTAATATCCCCTTTAAGGATTTCCTCTCTCTGGATTTCGGGTGCATCTTGATTCATGAGCTTAAATTTGGCCATTCTGATATCCCCGATTTCATCGGCCTCGATGAGTACGCCTTTTGATGCAACCATTTTCTGACTGTATAGCTCATCTAGTGTCTCCTTGATACTTTTACCAATGATCTCTTCCTTCTCTATGGTTTTTTCATTAAACTCATGGACTGGGGTTGTTTCAAAAAGCCATTTTGTTGTCTTAACATCTGCATTTGGAATCTCCTCACGAGTAACAGCAACATCTGTTTCCTCAGTTTTGTTTATACTACCAAGGGGCTGTTTCTCAAATAGCCAGACCGACTGTTTAACATCTCCCCTTAACACTTCCTCCTTTGTGACTGTTTCCATTTCATTGTATTCTGAGTCTTCACTACGGATCTTATCCAGTGTATGTGTTTCAAACATCCATGTTGCACTTTtaacatcacctttgtggattTCACTCACACTTACTGTTCTCACAAGCTGTTGTGACATCCCGTTAGACTCAAAGCGTTCTTTGTTTGTCCTTACATCGCCCCCTTGAACATCACTGACTGTTCTGACTGAGACTTTTATGTCCTCCGCAATTTCATCCAGAGGTTGAGTTTCAAACCTCCACCGAGCTGAGCTCACGTCCCCTTTATTTATATCTTCCTCAGTTACAGACTTAATTATATAGACCTCATCAGTGTCCTTTATTGAGTCAAGAGGTTTTGTCTCAAAAAGCCACCTCGCACCCACCACATCTCCCCGCATTATTTCTTCCTTAGTGACAGTGGTGACCTCATGATAATGACCTTCTTTGTCCTGGATTGCATACAAAGGCTGTGTCTCAAACATCATGGTGTAGTTTTTCACATctcccttctcctcctgctgACGAATGATTTTTTGAATTTGGCTCACCTCTATGTCAGAGGATTGTTTCTGAAAATTATCTAAAGATGTGGTTTCAAAAACGAATCGCCCTTTTTCCACATTACCCCCCTGCACATCTACTATAGTCCGGATGTTCTTGGGTTCTTCAGAATTCTCACAAATGGCATCCATTGGTTGATTTTCAAACATCCATGTGCAATTAACAACATTTCCTTTCTGAATGTCCTCGGTCTGAAGAGTTTTCAGCTTGTGCATGGTTTCCTCACAAGTTGAGGTCATAATGTCAGATGACTGATTCTCAAATATATACTTCATTCTGGATACATCTCCAGATAGAATATCTATATCAGTGACTTTCTTGAAAGAAGTATTTTCTTCACCTGTGATGTTCTCCAGGTTTTCTGTCTCAAAAAGAAAACGAACCATGCGGACATCTTTGCTCTGGACATCCTCCTGCTCCACTGTACGTGTTTTAATACCGGTTTCTGACTCGTCTCGAATTTTGTCCAGGTTCTGGGTCTCAAAGAGCCAAGTGCAGGTTTTGACATCGCCTTTGTGAATTTCCTCAATTTCACTctcattcttttctttctcaTACAGTGTATCCATTTGCTGTGTCTCAAACAACCATTGACATGTTTTGACATCGCCTTTCACAATTTCAACGTCTGTCTTAGTTTCACTTTCCTCATCCTCAACATTGCTGAAATATTTAATGGAATCCAGAGGCTGCGTTTCAAACAGCCACTTAGCTGTTTTAACATCACCTGCTTCAACCTCCTGTTTAGATATTCCTTTAATAATCTGGAACTTTGTGATGCTTTCATCAAACTGATCAATAGGACGGGTTTCAAACATCCACTTACAGCTTCTGACATCACCTTTCACTATTTCCTCCCTTCTAACTGTTTTGACCTCATGGTAGTGACCAGAGCTGTCCTGCATTGCATACAAGGGTGTGGATTCAAAAAGAACTTTATTTGATCTCACAGAGCCACTGGTGACACCCTCAACCTGTATTTTCTGAGTTTCATCACACCTGCTCAAATCCATCGTTTCAAAAATGTCCTTGTAGTTTGAGACATCGCCTTTATCCAATTCCTCCAGCATTACTGTTCGGATTACTTCCTTTTTCTCTTCTCTGATGTTCTCAAGTGGCTGACTCTCAAACACCCACTTCTGATGTCTCACATCACCCTTTTCCTCTTCAGAGGCAACTAGTTTTTGAAGTTTTCCCACTTCAAGATGTTccttcaaagcctccattggaACAGTTTCAAATAAATGTCTTGCCGCTCGCACATTGCCTCCTACAATTTCTTCAGTGGACATGGGTCTGGCATTTGAATCATCTTTCAACGTGTCCATTGGCTGAGTCTCAAACACCCAACACTGCTTGCGAACGTCAGCTCCAATAATCTCCTCCTTTTGCAGTTTAGAGCCTTCCCATTCTTCATCCTTGATTGAGTCTAAAGTCTTTGTTTCAAACAGCCATCTGCCTTTTTTCACATTATCCTGATAGTTGCCCTCCATGGACACACCACAAACCACCTTCACCTGAGTGGCATCCCTATTAATCATGTCCAATGGCTGAGTTTCAAAGAGCCAGCGTGAGGTCTTCACATCCCCCTTCTCTGTTTCCTCTCTACGGACAGTTGTGATCTCCAGCATTTCACCAGAGTCTCCCCTGATCACACACATGGGCTGCGTCTCAAACATCTGAGTGGTTGTCTTTACCTCCCCTTTGATTTCCTCTAACTCTGACTTCAGCTGCAGGAAGTTGGTCTCGTCAGTGAACTCAGTGTGGCCTAGAGAATCCAAGTGCTGAGTTTCAAACAGGTACCTTGCGGTTTTGACGTCCCCTCGAGTTACATCACTTGCGAGGATGACTTCTGTGGTCTGTCCTTCCTCATGGTAGACCTTGTTGAGAGCATCTAATGGCTGCGTTTCAAACAGCCAAGTCGCGGTGCGCACATCTCCCCTCGCCAGCTCAGGACATTTGCCTTTCTGTTCGACTGCGTCTGGGTCTGGGTTCTCCGTTCCTAAGGCATCCATAGGCTGCGTTTCAAACATCCATGCCGTGTACTTCACGTCACTTCCAGCAATTATTTCTTGCTGAGCGATGTTCTTCACATCGTCCTCATCTGGTGATTCGTCCTTTATGGTGTCCAAGGGTTTATTTTCAAACATCCAGCGCATGGACTGTACTTCCCCTTTCAGGATCTCATCCCATTCCAGATACTCCCTCTCGGGGCTCATACATTTGCTGGGGCTACCCCCCGTGTTTTCAAACACAGACCTGGCCTGCTGGATATCTCCCGTCACCTCCTCTTGGCTCTCCAGCTGGGTCCTCTCCATCTCCGTCACGTCACTGAAGAAGTCTCGCTCCAGGTTCTTGCGGACTTCTGGGTGGATGTGCTTGTAAAGGCGTTTCAGCTCATTAAGGTTTTTCTGCTTGGTGTACTGCTTGTTGACTGATTGCTTGGAGGGAGGCACTGGCTCAGGAGGTTCTGGTGAGCACTCTTCTGAATGCTCTGATGGTGGCTGAAGTAgctctgggggtgggggtggcaggCTTTCCATGCTCTCGTACATAGCACCAGAGGCAGAAGCAGAGCTGGAGGCCGCCGCCTCCTCCACTTTTGAAGTAACAACAGACGATACTTCAGTCATCTTGCCTATTGAGGCTTCAGACGAAACATTTGCAACTGGAGCCCATGGAAATTGGT encodes:
- the xirp2b gene encoding xin actin-binding repeat-containing protein 2 isoform X2, whose amino-acid sequence is MYQAAVSKKEALASSNTVVEEAEVCSLPGGLAGVKKQFESQEIATSHSTVTQFHIQHRSVQEVSSSSETVIVKSKAREVVPSTHLASFIQEEKVSHDDSVHKSSVASDYANHYEETVKVIGGEELPKISTQALKQQFEKAIGEATPSKQIKIDLDYNQFPWAPVANVSSEASIGKMTEVSSVVTSKVEEAAASSSASASGAMYESMESLPPPPPELLQPPSEHSEECSPEPPEPVPPSKQSVNKQYTKQKNLNELKRLYKHIHPEVRKNLERDFFSDVTEMERTQLESQEEVTGDIQQARSVFENTGGSPSKCMSPEREYLEWDEILKGEVQSMRWMFENKPLDTIKDESPDEDDVKNIAQQEIIAGSDVKYTAWMFETQPMDALGTENPDPDAVEQKGKCPELARGDVRTATWLFETQPLDALNKVYHEEGQTTEVILASDVTRGDVKTARYLFETQHLDSLGHTEFTDETNFLQLKSELEEIKGEVKTTTQMFETQPMCVIRGDSGEMLEITTVRREETEKGDVKTSRWLFETQPLDMINRDATQVKVVCGVSMEGNYQDNVKKGRWLFETKTLDSIKDEEWEGSKLQKEEIIGADVRKQCWVFETQPMDTLKDDSNARPMSTEEIVGGNVRAARHLFETVPMEALKEHLEVGKLQKLVASEEEKGDVRHQKWVFESQPLENIREEKKEVIRTVMLEELDKGDVSNYKDIFETMDLSRCDETQKIQVEGVTSGSVRSNKVLFESTPLYAMQDSSGHYHEVKTVRREEIVKGDVRSCKWMFETRPIDQFDESITKFQIIKGISKQEVEAGDVKTAKWLFETQPLDSIKYFSNVEDEESETKTDVEIVKGDVKTCQWLFETQQMDTLYEKEKNESEIEEIHKGDVKTCTWLFETQNLDKIRDESETGIKTRTVEQEDVQSKDVRMVRFLFETENLENITGEENTSFKKVTDIDILSGDVSRMKYIFENQSSDIMTSTCEETMHKLKTLQTEDIQKGNVVNCTWMFENQPMDAICENSEEPKNIRTIVDVQGGNVEKGRFVFETTSLDNFQKQSSDIEVSQIQKIIRQQEEKGDVKNYTMMFETQPLYAIQDKEGHYHEVTTVTKEEIMRGDVVGARWLFETKPLDSIKDTDEVYIIKSVTEEDINKGDVSSARWRFETQPLDEIAEDIKVSVRTVSDVQGGDVRTNKERFESNGMSQQLVRTVSVSEIHKGDVKSATWMFETHTLDKIRSEDSEYNEMETVTKEEVLRGDVKQSVWLFEKQPLGSINKTEETDVAVTREEIPNADVKTTKWLFETTPVHEFNEKTIEKEEIIGKSIKETLDELYSQKMVASKGVLIEADEIGDIRMAKFKLMNQDAPEIQREEILKGDIKNIMMNLLNTQDTIEKAVIINEEERGNINTTVKQLYNQEVGSIEKEEIIRGDIQEAINNLLKGEGSAKHGILIQEDEKGDVRMTIYSLLNQRDENIFEKEDIVKGNVKSTLNTLLTGPDTQLMKIQVSDTEKGNVNFYSTCIESGALEYLKSLQVEAEDILPEKEEKEKIVGGNVKATKLILKNNKLQIERSVAEDDIVPGDVHNTVKVFMTEPVLSMSNIEKEDIVRGDLRATLDSLSLAASQAVVVEKEEVIKGDISTTLRYLEEAKNLSKEIEKPEIVPGDIKGALESLGKSATAKVEIVIEDLVPGDIKGTLKSLEVAKQLSREIEKEEIVKGDIQTAMQSLREASNEKKVYQQQVSEQGDVRGTIQLLLEPPPPSTQRRPSTEGDVQMSIQSLYNGQEQTQVEKEEVIKGDVQGTIKCLLRGKEQKRAKTTINDFRKAKATVKASLISQQEIHECSVETKAENEAVTPAPAVKNLSESTESQNTQQKHTATKSVKSKSLAQEEHSLTTQTTAINMSLSPPPTNVKERPAKQKVVSPEPVAINKKNVSNLVTENTANSAEISNLSQTSINTEHTQETQAVSQVHTTVIEQKTITRKHDVKTLKTEFRNLDVSRKGLIKTGKKKMKPEIHFPPPPTSPPPPTSPPSRSESELSLPPPPPPEVEPDRQTFPTPPPPEMRQDSDLPPPPPPPVESLSPEPDHFPLPPPPPPPPMPGQDILPPPPSQQELDSMPSHTPPPVTAEAKKMTVKSVKAPALYKVPKLETSRQFKQEKTMAQKKKMPPPPPPQPSVITSQIQIQQVMTATDVNTVSKTVTEISKQEETVKTEMQTELKSLSSSEASSGTPLTKPAHLESPRPPRKVFSPPKKLPLPTVQSPPAKPKPYARKFKTPLMMAEERYRKQREEENGAEDTTPTSPPANGDLQFTANAVIKEDVKEDVTQEQSEKIIASNVIQEKAVTETKLDTESLLPSVSTGLTVSQKCVSQSADIRSAKQHVTINQSVVSKQQSSSVSSTMRQTVSTKTQEVVSVSSAQSDSSSNIKDQVSESTPAEPLETKQEIMQDITNLQSQTSASTKIEGIKKAGSSVIEGPGKAPQPAKKFKVTPKFRVKTVKVPTLEKIENQEQKKDTTLEDQTDTSELSQKEQIVSELQEMKVVQESTEVSGTIHKNIETEIKVEENKLSETAAPIKDKKPKVIPKFKVKTVKLPRAEKIEKQEKKTDSAVSETCDVKVVQESITKEASSAETHTEIESKLEKQDEQQLVDDSALPKDSKPEVPMKKPKHKSKKEKETRLPTPVKVASKETKPPSSVKSVQEQEEIRVHQTQKTHQEEHIQVHEEVIITESNVHQSFQQQGSVQVQMQVRSSQKQKEESSKKQIPGKPKGEYRRFVVKSIGKAEQKEAVQLVTEDSLKKCEVIQKLLSHIDELQGMSGEMDTNKVKTMLSEIPEWLINPQEKKDFDGAVSECNVQKLTEITEYVKNLAQSKLLILNENSTTAEKHISERTDAAGAIPKTCKISIGSVKLDTQKKVVTEENSSHESKKQELMEGKPIGSRTPSPMVRLRSPSPSFITIESTRRTDSPLRMAPSPPPMPPTPPPRRSETPSSQINRATPSPTCLAKLKDTTAMLSQRASPTPPQQPAAFVEKKAEIVESPASFHRQIKIETSTMETSESSDASASASVKDKKDFFEEAQKAEVNRTYVRKEPIAIPERLGPEAEETEKVDTEKEDLPRVDLSQLVNKFESPEQKVYVRKEPILIAERLGTDVEETDTQEDKKVTMMEEIPTYSIKAIRTVFETTDKSSQAKEQKHKQEAVEPEVMTDGSKQAESSGLEEGSGLSSPLPVHQEEEKKEESTEPSELCETMAVSEQFSSVDELGNKLSGSRSATTVSKHAESVVTRHAPPTYADVVKGKVPALDVSAEDSPEELLKNFHKTWTDSQNVFKSLGYTISEERTSRVVSHQEKTVITENASSRVGPVPGVSKEGVSDGIPDSRQTKLP